One genomic segment of Drosophila melanogaster chromosome 3R includes these proteins:
- the CG5359 gene encoding uncharacterized protein, isoform C, which yields MADKQSTEETTKSVQTLTVPNPADRKSEKSASGSLHSGSADGLENQEKSEKPGDQPTAYSMRPAFGEMFPLPTIKSIMNNVMAEKLKDKTYDKDVAKKWTSEIADEVNQQIASSSLVKRYKHVVQVMLGQELGAGATYNSRCCWDCDCDTSVSEVFSNTSLFCVCTVFGTYQY from the exons ATGGCTGACAAACAGTCCACTGAGGAAACAACCAAATCCGTCCAGACTTTAACAGTGCCCAACCCAGCGGATAGGAAGTCGGAAAAGTCGGCGTCAGGAAGTCTGCACTCCGGCTCAGCCGATGGTTTGGAAAATCAAGAAAAGTCGGAAAAGCCCGGCGACCAGCCCACCGCCTATAGCATGCGACCGGCCTTTGGGGAGATGTTTCCCCTGCCCACCATCAAGAGCATAATGAACAACGTTATGGCCGAGAAACTCAAAG ACAAAACCTATGACAAGGACGTCGCCAAGAAGTGGACCAGTGAGATCGCCGACGAGGTGAACCAGCAGATAGCCAGCAGCTCCCTGGTGAAGCGGTACAAGCACGTGGTCCAGGTGATGCTAGGCCAGGAGCTGGGTGCGGGGGCCACTTACAACTCGCGCTGCTGCTGGGATTGCGACTGCGACACTTCCGTCTCCGAGGTCTTCAGCAACACCAGTCTCTTTTGCGTCTGTACAGTGTTTGGAACGTATCAGTACTAA